The Bubalus kerabau isolate K-KA32 ecotype Philippines breed swamp buffalo chromosome X, PCC_UOA_SB_1v2, whole genome shotgun sequence genome has a segment encoding these proteins:
- the LOC129639654 gene encoding late histone H2B.L4-like, which produces MAKAETSKPEPYDAEPKPAKQKTANGRRRRRRHCRKDNFSSFATYFPGVLRQMHKGLSLSHDSVNILDSFVKDMFERIAEEAGRLARYNKRRTITHEDIEAAVRLLLPGELRKHAITEATKSLIRYHTCR; this is translated from the coding sequence ATGGCGAAAGCGGAGACCTCCAAACCAGAGCCGTATGATGCGGAACCAAAACCGGCAAAGCAGAAGACAGCTAATGGCCGCCGTCGCCGTCGCCGGCACTGCCGTAAGGACAATTTCTCAAGTTTTGCTACCTATTTCCCCGGGGTGCTGAGGCAAATGCATAAAGGCCTGAGTCTTTCCCACGACTCCGTGAACATCCTGGATTCGTTCGTGAAAGATATGTTTGAGCGGATTGCCGAGGAGGCCGGGCGCCTGGCCCGCTACAACAAGCGCCGCACCATCACGCACGAAGACATCGAGGCAGCTGTGCGTCTTCTGTTGCCTGGGGAGCTCCGCAAGCATGCCATAACCGAGGCCACCAAGTCGCTCATCAGATACCACACCTGCAGATGA
- the LOC129639718 gene encoding histone H2B 1/2-like yields the protein MAKAETSKPEPYDVEPKQAKQKTANGRRRRRRHCRKDNFSSFATYFPGVLRQMHKGLSLSHDSVNILDSFVKDMFERIAEEAGHLARYNKRRTITHEDIEAAVRLLLPGELRKHAITEATKSLIRYHTCR from the coding sequence ATGGCGAAAGCGGAGACCTCCAAACCAGAGCCGTATGATGTGGAACCAAAACAGGCAAAGCAGAAGACAGCTAATGGCCGCCGTCGCCGTCGCCGGCACTGCCGTAAGGACAATTTCTCAAGTTTTGCTACCTATTTCCCCGGGGTGCTGAGGCAAATGCATAAAGGCCTGAGTCTTTCCCACGACTCCGTGAACATCCTGGATTCGTTCGTGAAAGATATGTTTGAGCGGATTGCCGAGGAGGCCGGGCACCTGGCCCGCTACAACAAGCGCCGCACCATCACGCACGAAGACATCGAGGCAGCTGTGCGTCTTCTGTTGCCTGGGGAGCTCCGCAAGCATGCCATAACCGAGGCCACCAAGTCGCTCATCAGATACCACACCTGCAGATGA
- the LOC129639658 gene encoding histone H2B type 1-A-like, with protein MAKAETSKPEPYDVEPKQAKQKTANGRRRRRRHCRKDNFSSFATSFPGVLRQMHKGLSLSHDSVNILDSFVKDMFERIAEEAGRLARYNKRRTITHEDIEAAVRLLLPGELRKHAITEATKSLIRYHTCR; from the coding sequence ATGGCGAAAGCGGAGACCTCCAAACCAGAGCCGTATGATGTGGAACCAAAACAGGCAAAGCAGAAGACAGCTAATGGCCGCCGTCGCCGTCGCCGGCACTGCCGTAAGGACAATTTCTCAAGTTTTGCTACCTCTTTCCCCGGGGTGCTGAGGCAAATGCATAAAGGCCTGAGTCTTTCCCACGACTCCGTGAACATCCTGGATTCGTTCGTGAAAGATATGTTTGAGCGGATTGCCGAGGAGGCCGGGCGCCTGGCCCGCTACAACAAGCGCCGCACCATCACGCACGAAGACATCGAGGCAGCTGTGCGTCTTCTGTTGCCTGGGGAGCTCCGCAAGCATGCCATAACCGAGGCCACCAAGTCGCTCATCAGATACCACACCTGCAGATGA
- the LOC129639544 gene encoding late histone H2B.L4-like: MAKAETSKPEPYDAEPKQAKQKTANGRRRRRRHCRKDNFSSFATYFPGVLRQMHKGLSLSHDSVNILDSFVKDMFERIAEEAGRLARYNKRRTITHEDIEAAVRLLLPGELRKHAITEATKSLIRYHTCR; this comes from the coding sequence ATGGCGAAAGCGGAGACCTCCAAACCAGAGCCGTATGATGCGGAACCAAAACAGGCAAAGCAGAAGACAGCTAATGGCCGCCGTCGCCGTCGCCGGCACTGCCGTAAGGACAATTTCTCAAGTTTTGCTACCTATTTCCCCGGGGTGCTGAGGCAAATGCATAAAGGCCTGAGTCTTTCCCACGACTCCGTGAACATCCTGGATTCGTTCGTGAAAGATATGTTTGAGCGGATTGCCGAGGAGGCCGGGCGCCTGGCCCGCTACAACAAGCGCCGCACCATCACGCACGAAGACATCGAGGCAGCTGTGCGTCTTCTGTTGCCTGGGGAGCTCCGCAAGCATGCCATAACCGAGGCCACCAAGTCGCTCATCAGATACCACACCTGCAGATGA
- the LOC129639615 gene encoding histone H2B 1/2-like, producing the protein MAKAETSKPEPYDVEPKQAKQKTANGRRRRRRHCRKDNFSSFATYFPGVLRQMHKGLSLSHDSVNILDSFVKDMFERIAEEAGRLARYNKRRTITHEDIEAAVRLLLPGELRKHAITEATKSLIRYHTCR; encoded by the coding sequence ATGGCGAAAGCGGAGACCTCCAAACCAGAGCCGTATGATGTGGAACCAAAACAGGCAAAGCAGAAGACAGCTAATGGCCGCCGTCGCCGTCGCCGGCACTGCCGTAAGGACAATTTCTCAAGTTTTGCTACCTATTTCCCCGGGGTGCTGAGGCAAATGCATAAAGGCCTGAGTCTTTCCCACGACTCCGTGAACATCCTGGATTCGTTCGTGAAAGATATGTTTGAGCGGATTGCCGAGGAGGCCGGGCGCCTGGCCCGCTACAACAAGCGCCGCACCATCACGCACGAAGACATCGAGGCAGCTGTGCGTCTTCTGTTGCCTGGGGAGCTCCGCAAGCATGCCATAACCGAGGCCACCAAGTCGCTCATCAGATACCACACCTGCAGATGA
- the LOC129640048 gene encoding histone H2B 1/2-like — MAKAETSKPEPYDVEPKQAKQKTANGRRRRRRHCRKDNFSSFATYFPGVLRQMHKGLSLSHDSVNILDSFVKDMFERIAEEAGRLARYNKRRTITHEDIEAAVPLLLPGELRKHAITEATKSLIRYHTCR, encoded by the coding sequence ATGGCGAAAGCGGAGACCTCCAAACCAGAGCCGTATGATGTGGAACCAAAACAGGCAAAGCAGAAGACAGCTAATGGCCGCCGTCGCCGTCGCCGGCACTGCCGTAAGGACAATTTCTCAAGTTTTGCTACCTATTTCCCCGGGGTGCTGAGGCAAATGCATAAAGGCCTGAGTCTTTCCCACGACTCCGTGAACATCCTGGATTCGTTCGTGAAAGATATGTTTGAGCGGATTGCCGAGGAGGCCGGGCGCCTGGCCCGCTACAACAAGCGCCGCACCATCACGCACGAAGACATCGAGGCAGCTGTGCCTCTTCTGTTGCCTGGGGAGCTCCGCAAGCATGCCATAACCGAGGCCACCAAGTCGCTCATCAGATACCACACCTGCAGATGA
- the LOC129640049 gene encoding histone H2B-like: MAKAETSKPEPYDVEPKQAKQKTANGRRRRRRHCHKDNFSSFATYFPGVLRQMHKGLSLSHDSVNILDSFVKDMFEQIAEEAGRLARYNKRRTITHEDIEAAVRLLLPGELRKHAITEATKSLIRYHTCR; the protein is encoded by the coding sequence ATGGCGAAAGCGGAGACCTCCAAACCAGAGCCGTATGATGTGGAACCAAAACAGGCAAAGCAGAAGACAGCTAATGGCCGCCGTCGCCGTCGCCGTCACTGCCATAAGGACAATTTCTCAAGTTTTGCTACCTATTTCCCCGGGGTGCTGAGGCAAATGCATAAAGGCCTGAGTCTTTCCCACGACTCCGTGAACATCCTGGATTCGTTCGTGAAAGATATGTTTGAGCAGATTGCCGAGGAGGCCGGGCGCCTGGCCCGCTACAACAAGCGCCGCACCATCACGCACGAAGACATCGAGGCAGCTGTGCGTCTTCTGTTGCCTGGGGAGCTCCGCAAGCATGCCATAACCGAGGCCACCAAGTCGCTCATCAGATACCACACCTGCAGATGA